One segment of Gammaproteobacteria bacterium DNA contains the following:
- a CDS encoding response regulator — protein sequence MLGTVKQRFYLVAGLLLLLLGIGYMGVVLFLEQLSTSANRGELAMLTDRATHSLEQQFWEIRFWEQAALVQNRPDAAQRFATLLNKVKTDLRQENPDIAGMLPKPKVKEIIELFSKYEILFNQLIQLKTQQRLNKTNFDSNYQVLASSIFFTQDSNALYKPLFNVNRFQESYFIARSEAKFTSLNIAFDSLLHNIESSSLDNDSRLKAYCLRYRDLLVHDYTFENQLNDLNHQFDELTLALTVLLTDISAQSIDIYLHELQSGQQIRTQIKSSLLLSALIMTLLFGFLLQVIERTIIQPIREIAKVAKQVQSGRLNARFSSKNSDEIAQLGLTLNQMLDTIEQNNARLTAYGGSLEKLVEARTEELRNAKDVADAANRAKSQFLANMSHEIRTPMNAIIGAVDLLAETNLNSEQRNYIKIFKNAGDNLLMLIEDILDLSKIEADKLTLNPQPFNLEALLEKQIDLMAVRAMQKGLELILYINLEVPTQLEGDAHRLQQVLTNLIGNAIKFTPSGHILVRVENDPDLPTPGCLRMTVADTGIGISPDQQEQIFTAFAQADGTITRNYGGTGLGLAISRRLVELMGGRLWVESQLGRGSTFYFTLRLRAAPSPSPVAPSRVNPVSLAGWRVLIADDVAMNRQIIAESLTAAQAHTDQVATLEATLTHLRDQRDRGEPYQLLALDSGLLSEAGTEWTDCLLREQSYAKFCVLLLGLNLQDRPDKMAQAFSDKPTLMLTKPLKRSALQKAIKQLSEQVDDDSSAEARQTRFSETAHDSVGQKCLSILVADDARDNILLIQAYLKKTPHHLTVAENGAIAVEQFKQQRYDIVFMDVQMPVMDGYTATRLIREWERKQNDQAPVPIIALTANALKEDKQRSLEAGCTGHLTKPIRKSTFLVALEQYDNPALSFESIIPG from the coding sequence ATGTTAGGTACAGTTAAACAGCGCTTTTACCTGGTGGCCGGCTTGTTATTGTTGTTGCTAGGCATTGGCTACATGGGTGTAGTTCTATTTTTAGAGCAATTATCCACCAGCGCCAATCGGGGTGAGTTGGCTATGTTAACTGATCGAGCAACTCACAGTCTGGAGCAGCAGTTCTGGGAAATCCGCTTTTGGGAACAGGCCGCCCTTGTGCAAAACCGCCCCGATGCTGCACAACGCTTTGCGACATTGCTGAACAAGGTGAAAACCGATCTGCGTCAGGAAAACCCGGACATCGCTGGCATGTTGCCCAAACCTAAAGTTAAAGAAATCATCGAGCTATTCTCGAAATATGAAATTTTATTCAACCAATTGATCCAATTGAAGACTCAGCAAAGACTCAATAAAACGAATTTTGATTCCAACTATCAGGTATTGGCTTCAAGCATTTTCTTCACTCAAGATAGCAACGCACTTTACAAGCCCTTGTTTAATGTGAATCGTTTCCAGGAAAGTTATTTTATTGCCCGTTCAGAAGCCAAATTCACGAGTTTGAATATTGCATTCGATTCCCTTTTGCACAACATTGAATCATCCTCGCTGGATAACGATAGCCGTCTTAAGGCCTATTGCCTTCGCTATCGGGATTTATTAGTTCATGATTATACATTTGAAAATCAATTAAATGATTTGAACCATCAATTCGATGAATTGACTTTGGCCTTGACCGTCCTGCTTACTGACATCTCCGCCCAGTCCATCGACATCTATTTGCACGAATTGCAATCGGGTCAACAAATTCGTACCCAAATCAAGAGTTCTCTGCTGTTATCCGCCTTGATCATGACCTTGTTGTTTGGCTTTTTGCTACAGGTCATAGAGCGTACGATCATCCAGCCAATCCGCGAGATCGCTAAAGTCGCCAAGCAGGTCCAATCAGGCCGACTCAATGCGCGATTCTCCTCCAAAAATAGTGACGAGATCGCTCAACTGGGCCTAACTCTCAATCAAATGCTGGATACCATCGAGCAAAACAACGCGCGCCTGACCGCCTACGGCGGATCCCTGGAAAAGCTGGTTGAAGCGCGCACCGAAGAATTACGGAACGCAAAGGACGTTGCTGACGCCGCCAATCGCGCCAAAAGCCAATTCCTGGCCAACATGAGCCACGAAATCCGCACGCCGATGAACGCCATCATTGGCGCCGTGGATTTGCTGGCCGAAACCAACCTGAATTCCGAACAGCGCAACTACATCAAGATCTTCAAAAATGCTGGAGATAATCTGTTGATGCTGATCGAGGATATTCTCGATCTATCCAAAATTGAGGCCGACAAACTGACGTTGAATCCTCAACCTTTCAATCTGGAAGCATTACTGGAGAAGCAAATCGATTTGATGGCGGTGCGTGCCATGCAAAAGGGACTCGAATTGATTCTTTACATCAACCTGGAAGTTCCTACGCAACTCGAGGGCGATGCGCATCGCCTGCAGCAAGTCCTAACCAACCTGATCGGCAATGCCATTAAATTCACTCCAAGCGGTCATATTTTGGTTCGCGTCGAAAATGACCCCGATTTACCGACGCCTGGATGCCTGCGCATGACCGTTGCCGATACCGGCATTGGCATTTCACCCGATCAGCAAGAGCAGATTTTTACTGCATTCGCTCAGGCCGATGGCACCATTACCCGCAATTATGGCGGCACGGGACTGGGACTCGCGATCAGCCGGCGCCTGGTTGAGCTGATGGGCGGCAGGCTTTGGGTAGAGAGTCAATTGGGCCGGGGCAGCACTTTTTATTTCACCCTTCGCCTGCGGGCAGCGCCTTCACCATCCCCGGTTGCGCCGAGCCGGGTAAACCCGGTTTCCCTGGCCGGTTGGCGTGTGCTGATTGCCGATGATGTCGCTATGAACCGCCAAATCATCGCTGAATCCTTGACCGCGGCCCAGGCGCACACCGACCAGGTAGCGACTCTGGAAGCCACTCTGACCCACTTACGAGATCAGCGCGACCGTGGCGAACCCTACCAGTTGTTGGCGCTGGATTCCGGGCTGCTGTCTGAAGCCGGCACCGAATGGACAGATTGCCTGCTCAGGGAACAGAGTTATGCAAAGTTTTGTGTGCTACTGCTCGGCCTAAACCTTCAGGACCGCCCTGACAAAATGGCTCAAGCGTTTTCGGACAAGCCCACCCTAATGCTGACGAAACCGCTGAAGCGCTCTGCATTGCAGAAGGCGATCAAGCAACTGTCCGAGCAGGTCGATGATGATTCTAGCGCAGAGGCGCGCCAAACCCGTTTTAGCGAAACGGCTCATGACAGCGTCGGGCAAAAGTGTTTGTCAATTTTGGTCGCCGATGACGCTCGGGACAACATTCTGTTGATTCAGGCTTATTTGAAAAAAACGCCACACCATCTTACGGTCGCCGAGAACGGCGCCATTGCGGTTGAGCAATTCAAACAGCAACGTTACGACATCGTGTTCATGGATGTGCAGATGCCGGTTATGGATGGTTATACCGCAACCCGCCTGATTCGCGAGTGGGAGCGCAAACAAAATGATCAAGCCCCTGTTCCCATTATCGCGCTCACCGCCAACGCCTTGAAAGAGGACAAACAACGCAGCCTGGAAGCTGGGTGCACCGGTCACTTGACGAAACCTATTCGCAAGAGCACATTTCTGGTAGCGTTGGAGCAGTATGATAATCCGGCCTTGTCCTTCGAATCGATCATTCCTGGATAA
- a CDS encoding two-component system response regulator, producing MHDLSECTLLIVDDTETNLDILVEALADITEDISVAMDGPAALDSVQDSPPDLILLDIMMPGMDGYEVCRQLKANPDFRHIPIIFITAMNEIGNKTLGFELGAIDYITKPFEVLEVKARVKTHLSLQKAQQALARQKEILEIRVRERTQELALTQEVTIECMASLAEHRDPETGGHIQRTKNYVRALATHLQNHPRFKDVFTPEIIESLYLSAPLHDIGKVGVPDHILLKPGKLTSEEFEEMKKHTTYGYNSLKVAADKLGDYSFLRIAMDIALTHQEKWDGSGYPQGLKGDEIPPVGRVMALADVYDALISKRAYKSPFSHQQAVEFILQGKGAHFDPDMVDAFLEIQEEFRQIALRFIDFKEEQVALSKPYRKST from the coding sequence ATGCACGACCTATCCGAATGCACTCTTCTCATTGTTGACGATACTGAAACCAATCTTGATATTTTGGTGGAGGCGCTGGCTGACATCACCGAAGATATTTCGGTGGCCATGGACGGACCCGCTGCGTTGGATTCCGTGCAGGATTCTCCACCAGACCTGATCCTGCTCGATATCATGATGCCCGGTATGGATGGTTACGAAGTCTGTCGCCAGCTCAAGGCTAACCCTGACTTTCGTCATATCCCGATCATTTTTATCACCGCCATGAATGAGATTGGAAACAAAACCCTGGGCTTTGAGTTAGGGGCCATTGATTACATTACCAAGCCTTTTGAAGTGCTCGAGGTGAAAGCTCGAGTCAAAACCCACCTTTCCCTGCAAAAAGCGCAGCAGGCGCTGGCCCGACAAAAAGAAATTCTGGAGATTAGAGTCAGAGAGCGCACCCAGGAACTAGCGTTGACCCAGGAAGTGACGATTGAATGCATGGCTTCCTTGGCGGAACATCGCGATCCGGAAACCGGCGGTCATATCCAACGCACCAAAAACTATGTTCGGGCGTTAGCCACGCACCTGCAAAATCATCCCAGGTTCAAGGACGTGTTCACTCCGGAGATCATCGAATCGCTTTACCTGTCAGCGCCGCTGCACGACATCGGCAAGGTCGGAGTGCCTGACCATATCCTGCTCAAGCCCGGCAAGCTGACGAGCGAAGAGTTCGAAGAAATGAAGAAACATACTACTTATGGCTATAACTCGCTCAAAGTCGCAGCGGATAAACTGGGCGATTATTCCTTTTTGCGTATCGCTATGGATATTGCTTTGACACACCAGGAAAAGTGGGATGGCTCAGGTTATCCCCAGGGCCTTAAAGGCGATGAAATTCCACCCGTGGGGCGCGTAATGGCGCTGGCGGATGTGTACGATGCGCTCATCAGCAAACGGGCTTACAAATCGCCCTTTTCTCATCAGCAGGCGGTGGAATTCATTCTTCAGGGCAAAGGCGCGCATTTCGACCCGGATATGGTCGACGCCTTTTTGGAGATTCAGGAGGAGTTTCGCCAGATTGCGCTGCGATTCATTGACTTCAAGGAAGAACAGGTCGCCCTGTCCAAGCCTTATCGCAAGAGCACCTAA
- a CDS encoding response regulator: MILVWIATLGIGLTLVYEWQYTGTVGFTGLVGLLFFTALLLVIRQPYQQQVMLERLVQKQTAALQESQEKYRNIYENMQDVYFEVTCDGVIVEIGRRIQELSKGQYKREDLLGRNFMEFLHNPEEISASMWRTLKEHGNIHDWEACYKNRDGSLTTCAVSAAIETNGIGKSFKIIGTLYDITDRKQAEQRILTLSQAVEQSPVSIAITDPVGNIEYVNRKFEKVSGYTQAEALGQNPRVLKSGSQPDELYKELWETISSGHEWHGELCNRRKNGEIYWESAFISPICNDHGQIIHYLAIKEDITDRKHMQEQLQQRTEEAQAASRAKSQFLANISHEVRTPLNGVIGMIGLLLDSELPATQRHYTEVAHANGEILLGLLNNILDFSRIETDQLELEALNFNLRVTLEDIVAVLTSQAHEKDLKFTCRTACNVPAFVLRGDPGRLRQILMILGSNAIKFTAQGEVAITVSLASETDQQITMRFEVHDTGIGIPPDKIKLLFNSFQPLDASTTRRFGGIGLGLALAKRLVEKMRGEIHVTSVEGQGSCFWFTAIFDKPLHQTGGEETPDADLHGLRVLVVDDKLSNRLIVTEQLARWRLRYEETGSAQEALTLLREAHAAHDSFHLLITDMQIPDMDGMTLGAVVKADPDLCNTILIMLTSMGQRGDAKKLANIGFAAYLTKPTRPDQLYDCLTTVVDQAYVSRQIPAPLVTRHSLREARCLPLRILVVEDNEINQIIVLKLLEKLGHRADVAANGQEALAALKTRPYDLVLMDIEMPVMNGLEAASRIRSGQAHVADPQMPIIAMTAHTEHEEQERCLKAGMNDHIGKPIDRKMLSQVLERWYPGRSGTPKTVSQTNNEQTRADADDQWPEIPGIDTRLGLLRIGEDHSLYQRLLDRFVETQSGIATVIRMAVTEDDLDRARRLAHNIKGAASNLGASELEAAARRMEQVLAEDQPRQIEEVLANFEQSLTQLTHHLQSLPDRKPQSGHSSRTAARSPEALAAPDALRAALDKLAPHLRTRKPKYCVEALRGIESLSWPTHLQAEVKQLSTLARKYRFSESLTVLESLQRNLSSPGELGSSLE, from the coding sequence ATGATTTTGGTGTGGATTGCCACATTGGGAATTGGTTTAACCCTTGTCTATGAGTGGCAATACACCGGGACGGTAGGATTTACCGGTTTGGTCGGATTGCTGTTTTTTACGGCGCTATTGTTGGTGATCCGTCAACCCTATCAACAACAGGTCATGCTTGAACGCCTGGTTCAGAAACAGACGGCAGCTTTGCAAGAGAGCCAGGAGAAATATCGCAATATCTATGAAAATATGCAGGATGTTTATTTCGAAGTCACTTGTGACGGCGTCATTGTGGAAATCGGTCGACGGATTCAAGAGTTGAGTAAAGGGCAATATAAAAGGGAAGATTTGCTGGGTAGAAATTTTATGGAGTTTCTGCACAATCCTGAGGAAATCAGCGCGTCCATGTGGCGAACTCTCAAGGAACACGGCAACATTCACGACTGGGAGGCTTGTTATAAAAACCGCGACGGCTCATTGACTACCTGTGCAGTTTCAGCCGCCATTGAGACCAATGGTATTGGAAAATCTTTCAAAATCATTGGTACATTGTACGACATCACGGATCGCAAGCAGGCGGAACAGCGCATTTTGACGCTCTCGCAGGCGGTCGAGCAAAGTCCAGTATCGATCGCCATTACTGATCCGGTCGGCAATATCGAATACGTCAACCGCAAATTTGAAAAAGTGAGCGGTTATACCCAGGCCGAAGCTTTGGGACAGAATCCTCGGGTGCTCAAGTCTGGCTCCCAACCTGATGAACTTTATAAGGAATTGTGGGAAACCATTTCATCGGGCCATGAATGGCACGGTGAACTATGCAATCGACGGAAAAATGGGGAAATCTACTGGGAAAGCGCATTCATTTCGCCGATTTGCAATGACCATGGGCAGATTATTCACTATTTGGCGATCAAGGAAGATATTACCGACCGCAAGCACATGCAAGAGCAGCTGCAGCAGCGCACTGAAGAAGCCCAGGCAGCCAGCCGGGCGAAGAGCCAGTTTCTCGCCAACATCAGTCATGAAGTTCGCACCCCTTTGAACGGGGTTATTGGCATGATCGGCCTGTTGCTGGATTCCGAGTTACCCGCAACGCAACGTCACTACACTGAAGTTGCCCATGCCAATGGTGAAATCCTGTTGGGCCTGCTCAATAACATCCTGGACTTCTCGAGAATTGAGACAGATCAACTGGAATTAGAGGCGCTGAATTTCAATTTGCGGGTCACGCTGGAGGATATCGTCGCGGTGCTGACGTCGCAGGCGCACGAGAAAGATCTCAAATTTACCTGCCGGACTGCTTGTAATGTCCCGGCTTTTGTTCTGCGGGGCGATCCGGGGCGATTGCGCCAGATTTTGATGATTCTGGGCAGTAACGCAATCAAGTTTACTGCTCAGGGCGAAGTCGCCATCACCGTCAGCCTGGCATCCGAAACCGACCAGCAGATCACAATGCGGTTTGAGGTGCATGATACCGGCATTGGCATTCCACCGGACAAGATCAAATTGCTGTTTAACTCCTTTCAACCGCTGGACGCATCAACGACCCGCCGGTTTGGCGGCATCGGTCTGGGATTGGCGCTCGCCAAACGTCTGGTTGAAAAAATGCGCGGAGAGATCCATGTGACCAGCGTCGAAGGACAAGGCTCGTGCTTCTGGTTTACCGCGATCTTCGACAAGCCGCTTCACCAGACAGGCGGTGAAGAAACGCCGGACGCCGATCTGCATGGCCTTCGGGTATTAGTCGTCGATGATAAACTGAGTAATCGACTCATTGTGACCGAGCAACTCGCGCGCTGGCGCCTCCGCTACGAGGAAACCGGTAGCGCCCAAGAGGCGCTCACTCTGTTGCGCGAAGCGCATGCAGCGCATGATTCCTTCCATCTGTTGATCACGGACATGCAGATACCGGACATGGATGGGATGACCCTGGGGGCGGTGGTTAAAGCCGATCCTGATCTGTGCAACACGATTCTGATCATGTTGACGTCGATGGGCCAGCGCGGCGACGCTAAAAAACTTGCGAATATCGGTTTTGCCGCCTATCTGACTAAGCCGACGCGACCAGATCAACTCTATGATTGCCTAACCACAGTGGTTGATCAAGCCTACGTGAGTCGTCAAATTCCAGCTCCATTGGTGACTCGTCATTCACTTCGCGAAGCGCGCTGTTTGCCCTTGCGCATCCTGGTCGTTGAAGACAACGAAATCAATCAGATAATTGTATTAAAGCTCCTGGAAAAACTCGGCCATCGCGCGGATGTAGCGGCCAATGGCCAGGAGGCCCTCGCAGCGCTGAAAACGCGCCCTTACGATCTAGTGCTGATGGATATTGAAATGCCGGTCATGAATGGATTGGAAGCGGCCTCGCGGATTCGTTCCGGTCAGGCCCATGTTGCCGATCCCCAAATGCCGATTATCGCCATGACCGCGCATACTGAGCACGAAGAACAGGAACGCTGCCTGAAAGCCGGGATGAACGACCACATCGGCAAGCCTATCGACCGGAAGATGCTTTCACAAGTTCTGGAGCGATGGTATCCAGGGCGCTCAGGAACCCCTAAAACGGTGTCCCAGACTAATAATGAGCAAACAAGAGCGGATGCCGATGATCAATGGCCGGAGATACCGGGTATAGATACTCGTCTGGGATTACTGCGAATTGGGGAAGATCACAGCCTATATCAGCGGTTGCTGGACCGGTTTGTGGAAACGCAATCAGGGATCGCGACGGTCATTCGCATGGCGGTGACTGAAGACGATCTGGATCGGGCCAGGCGGCTTGCGCATAACATCAAAGGGGCTGCGAGCAATCTGGGGGCCAGCGAATTGGAAGCGGCGGCCCGTAGGATGGAACAGGTTCTTGCTGAGGATCAACCACGGCAGATCGAGGAGGTCTTGGCAAATTTCGAGCAGTCACTGACTCAGCTAACCCATCACTTGCAAAGCTTGCCTGATCGAAAACCACAATCAGGCCACTCATCCCGCACCGCTGCCAGATCGCCAGAGGCGCTGGCTGCGCCGGACGCATTGCGCGCTGCTCTGGATAAGCTGGCTCCGCATCTGAGAACCCGTAAACCTAAATATTGCGTCGAGGCGCTCCGGGGTATTGAATCGCTTTCGTGGCCAACGCATCTTCAAGCAGAAGTCAAACAGTTGTCTACTCTGGCGCGCAAATACCGGTTTTCCGAATCCTTGACCGTGCTCGAATCCTTGCAGCGAAATCTCTCCTCGCCTGGAGAGCTGGGTTCATCGTTAGAGTGA
- a CDS encoding Hpt domain-containing protein, translated as MITNDNLMQLPLIDDETLAELQDIMEDGFADLVNRFLDDLPVQLEYLRCAVQEKAADDIYRVAHKLKTSCGNLGAMRLTEWVQQLEQAGRLNTLNDVAEMLEETQAVAEQTMIMLRAQAH; from the coding sequence ATGATTACGAATGATAATTTGATGCAGCTTCCACTCATCGATGATGAAACTCTTGCCGAGTTGCAGGATATTATGGAAGACGGCTTTGCTGATCTGGTTAACCGTTTTCTGGACGATCTGCCGGTGCAACTTGAATATCTACGCTGTGCGGTTCAAGAGAAAGCCGCCGACGACATTTATCGTGTTGCTCACAAGCTTAAAACCAGTTGCGGCAACCTGGGAGCGATGCGTTTGACGGAATGGGTGCAACAACTGGAGCAAGCGGGCCGCCTGAACACATTGAACGATGTTGCCGAAATGCTGGAAGAAACCCAAGCCGTTGCCGAGCAAACCATGATCATGCTGCGGGCGCAGGCGCATTAA
- the rraA gene encoding ribonuclease E activity regulator RraA, translated as MDFKTTDLCDDFSDHLQVAEPVFGDYGGEIMFSGPIVTLKVFEDNSLVRSALEEPGEGRVLVVDGGGSMRCALLGDQLAELAEENDWAGVVINGCIRDSAAISEIPIGVKALGVHPLKSVKRGVGERDIPVRFAGVTFLPNHYVYADEDGLLVSEKPLI; from the coding sequence ATGGACTTCAAGACGACCGACTTATGCGATGATTTTTCCGACCACTTGCAAGTTGCCGAGCCTGTTTTCGGCGATTACGGTGGTGAAATCATGTTTTCCGGCCCTATCGTAACTCTGAAAGTGTTTGAGGATAATTCCCTGGTTCGTTCCGCCCTTGAAGAACCCGGCGAAGGTCGAGTGCTGGTCGTGGACGGCGGAGGTTCAATGCGCTGCGCGCTGTTGGGCGATCAACTAGCCGAACTGGCGGAGGAGAATGATTGGGCTGGCGTCGTCATCAATGGTTGCATTCGCGATTCCGCCGCTATCTCCGAGATTCCCATTGGCGTCAAGGCGCTGGGCGTCCACCCGCTCAAGAGCGTCAAACGGGGCGTCGGCGAACGCGATATCCCTGTCCGCTTCGCCGGTGTGACCTTCCTGCCGAATCATTATGTTTATGCTGATGAAGATGGCCTGCTGGTTTCGGAAAAACCGCTGATCTGA